AGAGGTGGCCGTCGTCGTCGTAAAGTCGACTTCATCGCCGCTAACCACATCGAATACATCGATTATAAAGATACTGACTTATTACGTCGTTTCGTTTCAGAACGAGGCAAGATTTTACCTCGTCGGGTAAGTGGGACTAGTGCAAAGAACCAACGTTCTTTGACTATTGCTATCAAACGGGCTCGGATTATGGGCTTATTACCATTCGTTTCTGAAGAATAATTCAGCTCATACTAGACCATGGCTAACCAGCTATGGTCTTTTTTTTGCAAAAAATGCCCTTTAATCGGCTAGATATTGGTTGTTTTTGACAAAAGGTTCGTCCATACCAATTTTCATTTGAACAGTTAGTAAATAGCGATAAGTTCGACTCAAACTAACTTGATTGGAGCTGAATCGCGGCAAGTATTAATACTTGTTTATCTAATTATTGATAATTTTTAATCCAAAACAAAATATTAGACCCATACCAATTTTGCCGTCACTTAATTTTCTTAAGTGACGGCAAAATTGGTAATAAGCATTTATTATATTCATTTAAATTCCCTTACAATGAAAAACGTGTACATATCAGCAATAAGTTGGATAGCTTAAAGTGGTGATTATCGCGGTGTAACACCTTGTTTAGTGGCATTTATAATGGTTATCAACTATGGGAACTAGTTGAAGTGGCGTGATGAGTGCAATTTATCAGTATTACTGAATGTAATACGTAAAAATGGCGTCACTAACTTTAGTTACGAATCAGTGCAAAACCCATGTTAACGTTAGCAAGGTTAATAGTGACTATGGTAAACTATCAATAACATATAAACAAAAGGGGATATCGCAATTATGAAAAAAATTATCGGAAGTTTACTATTATCTGGGGCACTTTTAGTATCAGTCGCATTACCAACGGTCGCAAATGCCGCTGAAAACCGTGATGGTTCAACAAACGTTACCGCAACATTTACGGCTGGGAATACTGATGTAACACCAGTTGATCCAACTGATCCTGATACACCAAGTACTGGCGGTGATGGTAATAACGGGTCTAACACTGGTAATGAGGGTGGTAGCGGCTTATCACTTATCTATGTCACAAATAAATTAGACTTCGGCTCACATGCCATCGATGTTTTGAATTCAAATACTTACGCTGCTAACTACACAAATGCTGACGATACAAAGACCAATGCGGATACAAGTGCTTTATGGGGTAACAAAGCTGTCATTGAAGTTTCAGATACCCGTGGGACTAACAACGGCTGGTCATTACAAGTTTCTGGTTCAGCCCTAAAATCAACGAGTGGTGATACCATTGAAGGTGGCACCTTAGCTTTACCAACCGGGGATGTTACGAACTCTGGGACTGCAACCAATGATGCTAAATCAGTTGCAGTTACGAATGCCTTAGGGACGGCCACGAATGTCTTAACTGCCGCTAAAGATGGTGGTGCTGGGGTTACTGTTGATCAATTAGACCCAACAAACATCAAATTAACCGTACCAGCTAACACGGCTAAAGCCGAAGCTTACTCAACGACTGTTAACTGGTCATTAACTGACACACCAGCTAGCTAAAAACAAAAACGCACAAAATAAGATGGTCATTGTGCAAACAGTGACCATCTTTTCTTACATAATTAGGTTGAAGAGGGAGTAAGCATATGAATAAATTTATGAAACGTTGGTTATTAATGTTAGTAACGGTGGGGGCCGTTTGGGGCGGTGTCGCTAGTCAAAATGCGCAAGCCGCTAATAGCAGTAGTAGTAGCTCATCGGCTAGTAATAATATTGGCTATAGTGTGGCAGCTGAAATCCCTAAAAATCAAATCAATAAAAAGAATTCGTTCTTTGACTTGAAAATGACGATGAGACAAACACAGACATTAAAAGCCGTCTTGTACAATTCGTCAAATAAAGAATTGAAGATTGCAACGGCCATTCACACGGCCTATACCAATAGCAATGGCCTAATCGAATATATCAATACGACGAAGACTTATGACCAGTCATTAGAGTACAAGATGAGTAACATTACGAAACTAAACACCAAAACGGTAACGGTTCCAGCCAATGGGTCAAAAGTTGTGACGGCGCAAGTCACGATGCCTAGCGGGAACTTTAATGGTGTGATTCTAGGTGGTTGGTATTTCAAACGGATTGACGATAAGGTAACCGGTTCGGTCAAAGGGTCTATGAATATTAAGAACGAATATTCATATGTCATCGGGATGAAGTATACCGTGGGTAAGGCAGTGACGCCGAATATGAAGTTAACTAAGGTCAAAGCCGGACTAGAAAATTATCATAAAGGGATCTTTCCTTATTTACAAAATCCAACCGCAGTCATTATTCCAAACTTAACGATTAAGTCGACGATTACCGACAAGCAGACCGGTAAAACGGTCAAAACGGCGAAGAAGACGGGTGTCCAAATGGCGCCTAACTCAACGTTCCGTTACCCCTTACTTTTAGGTAAGACGGAATTACAAGCTGGTAAGTATCATATTAAGATGGTGGTTAAGAATACTGATTACACGTGGACTTTCAATCAAGATTTTACAATTTCTCAAAAAGACGCTAAAACGTACAACAAAAAAGCGGTCGATAATTCGGGTATTAACATCTGGTGGTTAATTGGATTAGGTGCCTTAGCAATGTTAATTATTATTTTAATTATCGGTTTAATCATTTACTTCATCATTAAAAAACGGCGTCAAAAGGATTCAGACGACTAACAAAGACCATCAACTGCTGGGGGAGGGTGATCGTGATGAAACGGCTCATATTAAGTCTACTAATTGGTTTCGGGTTAGGGTTTATTAGTGTTATACCAGTGAGTGCAGCAACGATTAATGGTAGCATGGACGTTAATATTAGTTTTTATCAGACTAAAACGACAGCGATGGCGTATGCTGATAAGATTGATATTCCAGATGGTCAAACACCATATGTGGTTAAGACCAAGCTTGTCAAAGCGCCACCACTGACAGCGGCGATGCTAGTTGAAAAAATCAAGGCGTACCAATTGCCACAGA
This genomic window from Lactobacillus sp. CBA3606 contains:
- a CDS encoding DUF916 and DUF3324 domain-containing protein is translated as MNKFMKRWLLMLVTVGAVWGGVASQNAQAANSSSSSSSASNNIGYSVAAEIPKNQINKKNSFFDLKMTMRQTQTLKAVLYNSSNKELKIATAIHTAYTNSNGLIEYINTTKTYDQSLEYKMSNITKLNTKTVTVPANGSKVVTAQVTMPSGNFNGVILGGWYFKRIDDKVTGSVKGSMNIKNEYSYVIGMKYTVGKAVTPNMKLTKVKAGLENYHKGIFPYLQNPTAVIIPNLTIKSTITDKQTGKTVKTAKKTGVQMAPNSTFRYPLLLGKTELQAGKYHIKMVVKNTDYTWTFNQDFTISQKDAKTYNKKAVDNSGINIWWLIGLGALAMLIIILIIGLIIYFIIKKRRQKDSDD
- a CDS encoding LPXTG cell wall anchor domain-containing protein, whose translation is MKRLILSLLIGFGLGFISVIPVSAATINGSMDVNISFYQTKTTAMAYADKIDIPDGQTPYVVKTKLVKAPPLTAAMLVEKIKAYQLPQTNESSSILALIIGFLILMGLVLGRLSRRGLADAKQRVNDHGKT
- a CDS encoding WxL domain-containing protein; translated protein: MKKIIGSLLLSGALLVSVALPTVANAAENRDGSTNVTATFTAGNTDVTPVDPTDPDTPSTGGDGNNGSNTGNEGGSGLSLIYVTNKLDFGSHAIDVLNSNTYAANYTNADDTKTNADTSALWGNKAVIEVSDTRGTNNGWSLQVSGSALKSTSGDTIEGGTLALPTGDVTNSGTATNDAKSVAVTNALGTATNVLTAAKDGGAGVTVDQLDPTNIKLTVPANTAKAEAYSTTVNWSLTDTPAS
- the rpsR gene encoding 30S ribosomal protein S18, with amino-acid sequence MAQQRRGGRRRRKVDFIAANHIEYIDYKDTDLLRRFVSERGKILPRRVSGTSAKNQRSLTIAIKRARIMGLLPFVSEE